The uncultured Desulfobacter sp. DNA window AAACTGGATCATCTGTTTTTCATTGATGGTCAAATCCGGTTCAATGGCCGGGCAGGTGTCCAAGGTGATGTTTCCGTTGGTGATCGCACCGGCAGGGCAGATGGCCACACACTGCCCGCATCCCATGCACATTTCCTTTTCGGAATCCAACACCACCGGATAGCCGCCGGATTCAGAAGAGACATGGAAGATGGATGGGCATATGGCGGCGCAGCGGCCGTCCCTGACGCATTTTTCTTTGTCGATTATGATATCATCAATTCCCATGGGCCATGCCTCCTCAAGCCGTATAACCACCAAATTTAAATTCAAGAAACCAATATCTTTAAAATTAGGCCGAATTTCAAGGAATTTCCTGCTATTTTAAATTTTTAAAGGCCTGGTTGATTTTTTCAACGGCCCAGTCAATATCGGCCTTTCCAATGATCAGGGGCGGGGCGAAGCGGATGGTATAGGTGTGGGTTTCCTTGCACAGGATACCCATGTGGGAAAGATCCTCACAAATGGCCCGGGCACCGCCTTTTGTCCCCTCATGAAGTTCAACGGCGATCATCAGGCCGATCCCCCGTATTTCCTTGATGGCCGGGTGTTTGATTTTGTTGAGCTGATCCAGAAAATAGGTGCCCATCTGTGCCGCATTTTCCACCATATTTTCTTCAACCAGAACCGTTAAAGCCATGCGGGCCACGGCACAGGCCATGGGGTTGCCGCCAAAGGTGGAGCCGTGCTGGCCCGGCTGAAGCAGCCCGAGTACCGCCTCATTGGAGAGCACCGCAGAGACCGGGTAGAATCCGCCGGACAACGCCTTGCCGATGAGGGTCAGGTCGGCCTGAACCCCTTCGTGTTCTTCGGCCAAAAGCTTGCCGGTCCGGCCAAGGCCGGTCTGGATTTCATCTAAAATCATCAGGATATTGTTCCGGGTGCAGATCTTTCGAACTTTCTTTAAATATCCCCTGGGCGGGATGATAACACCGGCTTCTCCCTGGATGGGTTCCACTAAAAAGGCCACGGTGTCGGGGGTGATGGCATCTTCAAGGGCCGCGGCATCCCCAAAGGGAATGGTGACAAACCCCGGGGTAAAGGGGCCGAAATTTTCCCGGGCGTTGTCGTCGGTGGAGAACCCGATGATGGACAGGGTCCGGCCGTGAAAATTGTTTTGGCATACGATGATCTGAGCCTGGTCTCTGGCAATCCCTTTGGATTCATATCCCCATTTTCTGGCACACTTGATCACGGTTTCAACGGCCTCAGCCCCGGAGTTCATGGGCAGCACCTTGTGGGAGTTGGTCAGGCGGCACAACTGCTCATACAAAAGGGGCAGCTGGTCATTGCGGAAGGCCCGGGAGGTCAGGGTCAGTTTATCGGCCTGTTCCAGCATGGCCTGACGGATCTTGGGGTGGCAGTGGCCCTGGTTCACGGCGGAATAGGCAGACAGGCAGTCCAGGTATCGGTTGCCGTCCACATCCCATACCCAGATGCCTTCGCCCCGGCAAAGAACAATGTCCAGGGGTTTGTAGTTTCTGGCACCGTAACGGTCTTCAAGGTCGATATATTCTTTTGTCTTCATGGCTTTGCCTTTCATGGATGGGGTGCAAACGCCTTATGCCCGATTTTTTTTCAAGATAAATATAAGCACAGGGTTTTTATTTTTATAATATTACAGTATTAAACAGACCGGTCAAATCATTTTAAGACATCCAAAGGATGAGAAAAACTCATGCAAAATCCCCATATCTGCCATCTGCCGTCCCTGAACGGGCTCAAGGCGTTTGAGGCGGCCGCGCGGCATCTGTCCTTTACCCGGGCGGCCCGGGAACTGAGCGTGACCCAGGGCGCGGTGAGCCGCCAGGTCAAGCTTCTGGAAACCGCGCTTAACGTGGTGCTGTTCCACAGGCATCACCGGGAACTTGTCCTGACCGATCAGGGCAGGGTGCTTTCCCGGGACCTTGCCCGGGCCTTTGACATTATCTCCAATGCCCTGGAGCGCCTGACCCGCCATCCCCATGATTTAAACTTAAAGGTTCACCCCACCTTTGCCATCCGCTGGCTGATTCCAAAGCTTCATCTCTTTCAGGCCCTTTACCCGGACATCCAGGTCCGGTTTACCACATCCAGTGTCAATGTGGATTTTTCAAGGGAGAATTTTGATGCGGGCATCACCCATCTGGGTGAAAAAATCCCCGGCGTGAACCGGCAGGTGATTCTCACGGAACAGCTCGTTGTGGTCTGTTCTCCCAAACTCGCCCGGGGTAATCCCGGCCTTTGCCGCCCTGGAGACTTGAAACACCACATGCTGCTCCATAACAGCCCCGATTTAAAGGAGTGGGCCGCATGGGCCGACCAGAACGGCGTGCCGGATCTTCCCCTGGATAAAGGGCAGGTGTTTGAGGTGGATGATGCCGCTCTCCAGGCTGCCACGGCAGGCATAGGGGTGGCATTGGGGGATCTGTTTCTGATAAGGGAGGAACTGGCCTCCGGCCGGCTGGCAGCGCCCTTTGGCCTTGCCACGATAAAAACAGGCGGTTACTATTTTTCATGGCCTGATTCTCATCAAACCACACAGGGCGTTCAATTGTTCAAAGAATGGTTGACCAAAGCCCTTTTGCTGGATCAAAAAAGAGACCGGACGGCTTTGCAGGGGGTAGGGGGAATAAAATAAACCCGGGCGTGAGGGATTATTTTCCTTTTTTGACTTCCAGATTTTTTAACGCATGGTTCAGGAGTTTTTGAAACTGGTCCGCCTCCTCTTTGGTCATGCCCTTTATCAACAGAAGGTCCTGGCTGTCCCTTCCTTTTTCAATAATGGTTTGGGCACAATGAAGTCCGGGTTTTGTAAGCGTCAGGCATTTGTTCCGGGCATCAATGGTGCTTTGTTTGCTTGAGATAAGCCCTTTATCCTGGAGCCGCTTTATGACGCCTGAAACGGCAGGGTTACTGACCATAAGGTATTCTTCAAGGGATTTTTGATTTATTTCCTTATTGTCCATGTTATCGTACAGAAACATGAGAATATCACATTGGGTTGCGGTGATGTCAAAGGTGGAGAGCCATTGGGTTCGGTTTTTGTTCAGGTAGGAGTATAGTCGTTTGATCCGTAAGACATTATTAAGCGTACGGTGTGAATTCATTGCGGGATTTTCCTTCGGGCCGCCTTGACGATATCTTCTGCCGGGACCCAGGTGATTTGGGAGACTTTTTGTACCGGGTATTCCTGAACCCGTTGTTTGAGTTCGTCAAAGCCGTGGGTCCATTTCTCGACAAACTCCTTATCATAAAGGTTTTCATTGATAATGACATTGAGCAGTCCCAGGGCCAGCGCGCCGTCTGTCCCGGGACGGGGACGCAGCCACAGGTCGGCACGGGTAGCGGCCCAGGACATGCGCGGGTCAATCACCACCAGTTTTTCAAAACATATTCCGTTACGGTGATTCCGAAGGTATCCGCAGGGAGACTGTGCTCTTGCTGGCAGGCCACCTCACAGCTATGGCACCCCGTACAATAATGATAGTCGATGAGTAACCCATACTGCTCCATAGGTTATTCCCTCCATTTGGGCTCGGGTGAATCAAGGGTGATTTGTATAACACGTTATGTATTTCAAGATACAATAAGGCCATTCCCCGGTCAACTGTTTTTTAATCGCCAGTTGACAGACCGGACCGCTTTGCAAGGTTTAACGCGTCTTTGTATTCTAAGGCTGAGACCTGTCTTGACAGTTCAGGCAGGGTGCGGGCCCGGTACATGGGCCGGTATTGGGACATGACATTGATCCGGCAGTTTGGGGAGACATTCCGGCTTAAAAATTCTACCACTTCACGGGTGCCGGCCAGGTTTTCAGGCAACACCAGGTGGCGGACAAGAAGACCGTAAACGGCAATGCCCTTTGAATCGGTTTTAAGATTCCCGACCTGATGGAACATTTCCGTTACGGCCTGCCGGGCGACGGACGGATAATCCCGGGCGTTGCAGATTTTTTGGGCGATGTCCGGGTCCCAGAATTTAAAATCCGGAAGGTAAATATCCACAATCCCGTCCAGGATTTTGAGGGCTTCAAGGCGTTCATACCCTGATGAGTTGTATATCAAAGGAAGCGTCAGGCCGTTCCGGGCCGCAATATCGAGTTCTTCAAGGATAAAGGGCAGGAAATGCCCCGGGGTGACCAGGTTGATGTTGTGGCATCCGGCCTTTTGAAGGGCCAGCATGACCGAAGCCAACTGGCCGGTTTGGGCCCTTTGGCCCTGGCCCTGGATGCTGATGTCATGGTTCTGGCAGAAAAGGCACCGCAAGCTGCAATGGGTAAAAAAAATGGTGCCCGAGCCCTGGGTCCCGGACAAGGGGGGCTCTTCACCAAAGTGGGGACAGTAACTTGAAATTTCCAGAACGTTTGAAGCCCTGCAGACCCCGGTCTGATCCCGGGCACGGTCCACTTGGCATTCCCTGGGGCACAGGCAGCAGCTTTCCATCAGGTCATAGGCCTGTTTGATTTTTTGTTTCAGGCGTCCCTGACGCCTTGTTTCAATGTACCGGGCCTGGGGCATAAATATATCCGGATAGCTAAGATTTAGAAAATTCTTCGGCGTGCCGGTTCAAGGCATTGAGAATTTTAAGGGTGTTTTTTCCGGGCCGGCCGTCCTTGATAACGGTATCGTCAATTTGAATCACCGGAACCACGCCCTTGTTGGTGCCCGTGATAAAGACCTCATCTGCCTTGAGAAGATCCTTTAACAGCAGTTTTTCTTCTTTTATCTCGAACATATCGGCACCAAGGGTCATGATCAGTTCCCGGGTGATGCCCTTAAGAATGCCGGAGCCTGCCGTTACCAGGCAATTGCCGAAAAAGGCAAATAAATTGGAGGTGGTGCATTCAAGGGCCTCCCCGGCTGAATTCACATACAGGGCCTCCATGGCCCCCACGGTTTTGGCTTTTTTAAGGGCCAGGGCCGCCGGGACGTAAGAGGTCACCTTGGCCCCGGGAATGGATCTTTCCCGTTCAACGGTGATAATCTTGGCCCCATCGGTGTACCATTCTTCGGGCAGTTTGGTAATGGGGGTAACCAGAACAATGAGGCGGGGCCGGCCCTTGGGATTTAAAAAGTCAGGGCTGGAACCGCCGGTGATGACAATCCGGATATTGGCCTCATCCATTTCGCTGTCATCGGGGCGGCCGGCACCTGATAAAGAACCGTTGAAATTTTTTTCAATGGTTTCAAGAACGATTTCTTTGATCCGGTCCTCATCCCAGGGCAGGGTCAAGCCGATCTGGGCGGCGGAATGCTGGAGCCGCCTGATATGTTCATTTAAAAAAAAGGGTCTGCCGTTATAGGTCCGCATGATGTCGCACACACCATATCCCCTGAGCACAGCAAGGTCATCAACTGGAATGACGGCCTGATCTGCCGGGACAAACCGGCCGTCCACATAATAGGTCTTCATGGGGCAAACTCCTTGAAGTCGGATTTAATATTTTCTATAGTAAGGGAATAAATACAACCATTACCAGGATTATCAAGGGATAAAATGGAATTTTTTTCAGGAATTCAATATAACATCAAAGGACTGCTTCTTTCTTTAAAAACCCCTTCACTACTGTTGCTCGGGCTGCTCAGATTTTTTGTGGTGTTTGCCTTGACCCTTTCTTTAAGCGGGTTAATTTTGCTTCATCATGACAATATTCTGTCCATGATATGGACGGCACCCGACGGCGGGTGGCTGATATATGTCTGGCATGTGGCCTCCTGGCTGCTGTCCTTGTTTCTGGCCGGCATTGCCATGATCATTGCTTACCTCATTGCCCAGTTGTTTTTCTGTGTGTTTATCATGGACTATATGTCCAGGATTACAGAAAGACTGGTTCTAGGCCATGAAAAACATCCGGTTCAGGCCTCCTGGGTGGCTTTTTTCATTTATCTGATCAGGCAGGAAATCCCCCGAGCCGTGATCCCGGTGCTGATCAGTATTGTAATCATGGGGCTTGGCCTGTTCACCCCCATCAGTCCTGCGATTTTGATCATCTCCGCCATGGCCGGGGCCATGTTTATGGCCTGGGACAATACCGACCTTGTGCCGGCCCGGCGGATGAAACCCTTTTCCGAAAGGCTTGGCTTTTTAAAGCGTCATCTGCTGTTTCACCTGGGATTCGGGCTTTTGTTTCTCATCCCCTGGCTGAATATCCTTATCCTTTCTTTTGCGCCGGTGGGGGCCACTTTGTATGTGATTGACAAAGAAGACCGGTAACTGTCATGGCCGTTATTTGCAAACAGCGGTCTGAGACCCTTACAGAACCCGACAGCCAGACCCTCGTTGAAGATGAAAAGGTGATTATCTGCAGGGTTTGCAGCCAACTTGTTACCAAACCGGAACTGAGCATCCGGGTCAATGATGCCCATGCCCATGTGTTTGCCAATCCCCACGGCAATGTATTTGAAATCGGCTGTTTTTCCCATGCCCCGGGGTGTGTGCCGGTTTCCCAACGATCTGATGAATTTACCTGGTTTCCCGGATATTCATGGACCATTGGTGCCTGTGCCGGGTGCGGATCCCATCTGGGCTGGATTTTTTCCGGCGAAACCGGCGGCATGGTGAACCGGTTTTATGGCTTAATTCTGGATAAATTGATTTTTCCTTGATACCGGCCACGGGCCGCCTTGGTTATCCAACCAAGAACCGCCCACAACGAATAATGAAAGTCTTATCAGGATGTTAATGAGACTTTCATATAAAAATATTGACAATCACAAAATATTTCATATAATCAAACTTATATAACAATTTATCCGAAGATATAAACGTTTTAAGACGATGATTGCTAAAGGCTTTCCGGCAATGATGAGGGACGAACTCTCGAGCTGAAGCGGTAAGCCGCCAATCCTTTCCAAAAGCGGTATTCCCCAAAGTAATTTCGTCCCAAAACCATAACCTTAAAATACCAACAGGAGGAAAACGCCATGAAAAGCGACTTTACCACCAGTGAAGAGGAAAATATGCCCCCGATTAAAGATGAAAATATGTATGAAAAACGCTCCCCTGTGGACCGCAGATCCCCGGTTGACCGCAGGATCCTGGATATGGGGCCCGGGTATCCCGAAAGCCAGCTGCGCAAAAACAGAGCCGACCGCAGAAAAGGCTGGGAAGACCGGTACGGCTGGGAAAGAATCAGCAAGTGGAGCAGTGCCCCGATTTTTTCAGACCTGCCTTAAGTGAAGGTTGATTTTCCCCCTTTCGGGGGGATTGTCCTGTCTGTTTGTTTTGCCCTTCTGTTAAGCCGTTTTCCTTGATGTATTCCCCATTTGCAGTTTCAACTTGTTAGTTATGTATTTAAAAATAAGATAGCCCTTGAAATATTCTTTCTTATCCATTAAGACATACCCACTGATAACTGACTGGATAGGAAAGGGTACAGCTGATGCCGCAAAAAATATCTGTTGCTCGATGGGCCAACCAGGAACTGATTATTCCCTATGCTGCACCATATTTTGCATATGTAGCCATTTCCTCGGTTCTGCACAATAAAATTAGCGTTGAACTCAATTACTGCCTAAAGCTTGTTATCGTCCCAGCACTGCTCGCCTGGGCCTGGAAGTGGTACGTCCCTTTAACCGGTCCTAAAAGCAAAGTGGTCTCATCCCTGTACGGCGTGGTTTTCGGCATTGTCGGCCTGGTGGTATGGATTGCTCTTTTTGCGCCGTTTGCCACCCCCGGCCAGGAGCCGTGGACAGTTACCGGGTTTATTCTTCGCCTGGTCACGGCCAGCCTGGTGGTCCCGGTATTTGAAGAGCTGATGATGCGCGGGTTTGTGTACCGGGTGGCCCTTCAATGGGATGAATTTCGAAAACAAAAAGTAAAACAGCCCCTCTGGCACACCCTTGAACACGCCGATATTTCAACGGTTTCGCCGGGGGCCTGGAACTGGGCCGCTGTCTGGATTTCCACGGTGATTTTTACCCTGGGCCACACCACCCCGGAGTGGCCGGCTGCCATTGCCTACGGTCTTTTGATGGCCTTTTTGTGGATTATTAGAAAAGATCTTTTATCCTGTATCGTGGCCCATGGTGTCACCAATTTGGGGCTGGCGCTTTATGTCTATTATACCGGCTCCTGGGAGTTGTGGTAGTGTTAGAACGAGAAATCACCCATCTGCCGCGTTACAGAAAAATCGGCAATCCTCACAACCTTCAAGGTTGCTCCGGTTGCCAATTTTTCTGTGCCTTGCATATGGGCAATTTCTCGTCCAAACACGGGTTTTCGATCAGGTGCCAAGCAGTTCTTGACTAAGGAGAGAAATTTATGAATGTACTGGTCACCGGCGTTGCCGGGTTTATAGGATACAGCTTGAGCAAGCGTCTTCTGGACAAGGGCGTCAATGTCTGGGGGATCGACAACCTCAATGACTATTATGACGTGAACCTGAAAAAAGACCGGCTTTCAAAACTTGAAAATCAAACGGGCTTTACCTTTGAACGGCTGGACCTTGCCGACCGGAAAGCCATGGAAACCCTGTTTAAATCGGTTTCATTTGACTGCGTGGTCAACCTGGCGGCCCAGGCCGGGGTCCGGTACAGCCTTGAAAATCCGGCCTCTTATGTGGACTCCAACCTGGTGGGCTTTGGCAACATCCTTGAAGGGTGCCGCCATTGTGGGGTCAAGCACCTGGTATATGCCTCGTCCAGCTCGGTTTACGGCCTGAATACCGTAATGCCCTTTTCGGTCAGGCACAATGTGGATCACCCCATCAGCCTCTATGCCGCATCCAAAAAGGCCAACGAACTCATGGCCCACACCTACGCCTATCTGTACAACCTGCCCTGTACGGGCCTGCGGTTTTTTACGGTTTACGGCCCCTGGGGAAGACCTGATATGGCCTTATTTTTGTTTACCAAAGCCATCTTGAACAATGAGCCCATCAAGGTGTTCAACAACGGAAACATGCAGCGGGATTTTACCTATATTGACGATATTGTGGAAGGGGTGATCCGGGTAAT harbors:
- a CDS encoding molybdopterin-dependent oxidoreductase produces the protein MVIDPRMSWAATRADLWLRPRPGTDGALALGLLNVIINENLYDKEFVEKWTHGFDELKQRVQEYPVQKVSQITWVPAEDIVKAARRKIPQ
- a CDS encoding aminotransferase class IV translates to MKTYYVDGRFVPADQAVIPVDDLAVLRGYGVCDIMRTYNGRPFFLNEHIRRLQHSAAQIGLTLPWDEDRIKEIVLETIEKNFNGSLSGAGRPDDSEMDEANIRIVITGGSSPDFLNPKGRPRLIVLVTPITKLPEEWYTDGAKIITVERERSIPGAKVTSYVPAALALKKAKTVGAMEALYVNSAGEALECTTSNLFAFFGNCLVTAGSGILKGITRELIMTLGADMFEIKEEKLLLKDLLKADEVFITGTNKGVVPVIQIDDTVIKDGRPGKNTLKILNALNRHAEEFSKS
- a CDS encoding MarR family transcriptional regulator, whose product is MNSHRTLNNVLRIKRLYSYLNKNRTQWLSTFDITATQCDILMFLYDNMDNKEINQKSLEEYLMVSNPAVSGVIKRLQDKGLISSKQSTIDARNKCLTLTKPGLHCAQTIIEKGRDSQDLLLIKGMTKEEADQFQKLLNHALKNLEVKKGK
- a CDS encoding EI24 domain-containing protein, which translates into the protein MEFFSGIQYNIKGLLLSLKTPSLLLLGLLRFFVVFALTLSLSGLILLHHDNILSMIWTAPDGGWLIYVWHVASWLLSLFLAGIAMIIAYLIAQLFFCVFIMDYMSRITERLVLGHEKHPVQASWVAFFIYLIRQEIPRAVIPVLISIVIMGLGLFTPISPAILIISAMAGAMFMAWDNTDLVPARRMKPFSERLGFLKRHLLFHLGFGLLFLIPWLNILILSFAPVGATLYVIDKEDR
- a CDS encoding radical SAM protein, which codes for MPQARYIETRRQGRLKQKIKQAYDLMESCCLCPRECQVDRARDQTGVCRASNVLEISSYCPHFGEEPPLSGTQGSGTIFFTHCSLRCLFCQNHDISIQGQGQRAQTGQLASVMLALQKAGCHNINLVTPGHFLPFILEELDIAARNGLTLPLIYNSSGYERLEALKILDGIVDIYLPDFKFWDPDIAQKICNARDYPSVARQAVTEMFHQVGNLKTDSKGIAVYGLLVRHLVLPENLAGTREVVEFLSRNVSPNCRINVMSQYRPMYRARTLPELSRQVSALEYKDALNLAKRSGLSTGD
- the gcvA gene encoding transcriptional regulator GcvA, which gives rise to MQNPHICHLPSLNGLKAFEAAARHLSFTRAARELSVTQGAVSRQVKLLETALNVVLFHRHHRELVLTDQGRVLSRDLARAFDIISNALERLTRHPHDLNLKVHPTFAIRWLIPKLHLFQALYPDIQVRFTTSSVNVDFSRENFDAGITHLGEKIPGVNRQVILTEQLVVVCSPKLARGNPGLCRPGDLKHHMLLHNSPDLKEWAAWADQNGVPDLPLDKGQVFEVDDAALQAATAGIGVALGDLFLIREELASGRLAAPFGLATIKTGGYYFSWPDSHQTTQGVQLFKEWLTKALLLDQKRDRTALQGVGGIK
- the rocD gene encoding ornithine--oxo-acid transaminase, whose protein sequence is MKTKEYIDLEDRYGARNYKPLDIVLCRGEGIWVWDVDGNRYLDCLSAYSAVNQGHCHPKIRQAMLEQADKLTLTSRAFRNDQLPLLYEQLCRLTNSHKVLPMNSGAEAVETVIKCARKWGYESKGIARDQAQIIVCQNNFHGRTLSIIGFSTDDNARENFGPFTPGFVTIPFGDAAALEDAITPDTVAFLVEPIQGEAGVIIPPRGYLKKVRKICTRNNILMILDEIQTGLGRTGKLLAEEHEGVQADLTLIGKALSGGFYPVSAVLSNEAVLGLLQPGQHGSTFGGNPMACAVARMALTVLVEENMVENAAQMGTYFLDQLNKIKHPAIKEIRGIGLMIAVELHEGTKGGARAICEDLSHMGILCKETHTYTIRFAPPLIIGKADIDWAVEKINQAFKNLK
- a CDS encoding NAD-dependent epimerase yields the protein MNVLVTGVAGFIGYSLSKRLLDKGVNVWGIDNLNDYYDVNLKKDRLSKLENQTGFTFERLDLADRKAMETLFKSVSFDCVVNLAAQAGVRYSLENPASYVDSNLVGFGNILEGCRHCGVKHLVYASSSSVYGLNTVMPFSVRHNVDHPISLYAASKKANELMAHTYAYLYNLPCTGLRFFTVYGPWGRPDMALFLFTKAILNNEPIKVFNNGNMQRDFTYIDDIVEGVIRVMDKIPEPDPDWSSDTPNPSSSRVPYKIYNIGNNQPVALMEFIEAIEKALGKEAIKEFLPLQPGDVPATYADVNDLIADTGFKPATPVQEGVQNFVDWYRAYYKC
- a CDS encoding cereblon family protein, which codes for MAVICKQRSETLTEPDSQTLVEDEKVIICRVCSQLVTKPELSIRVNDAHAHVFANPHGNVFEIGCFSHAPGCVPVSQRSDEFTWFPGYSWTIGACAGCGSHLGWIFSGETGGMVNRFYGLILDKLIFP
- a CDS encoding CPBP family glutamic-type intramembrane protease, producing MPQKISVARWANQELIIPYAAPYFAYVAISSVLHNKISVELNYCLKLVIVPALLAWAWKWYVPLTGPKSKVVSSLYGVVFGIVGLVVWIALFAPFATPGQEPWTVTGFILRLVTASLVVPVFEELMMRGFVYRVALQWDEFRKQKVKQPLWHTLEHADISTVSPGAWNWAAVWISTVIFTLGHTTPEWPAAIAYGLLMAFLWIIRKDLLSCIVAHGVTNLGLALYVYYTGSWELW